Proteins encoded together in one Amphritea japonica ATCC BAA-1530 window:
- a CDS encoding P-II family nitrogen regulator: MHFKLLVVFVEDSKTDKVMKAAREAGATGATVINNARGEGVTKNKTFFGLSLESQRDVLLFIVEEHLSRKILETISIVADFDEKPGQGIAIQLDVEDAVGVAHQIETLTNLVEEEL; encoded by the coding sequence ATGCACTTCAAGCTATTAGTAGTGTTTGTTGAAGATTCCAAAACCGATAAGGTGATGAAGGCAGCTCGGGAAGCGGGTGCTACTGGCGCTACCGTCATCAACAATGCCCGGGGTGAAGGGGTTACTAAGAACAAAACGTTCTTTGGTTTATCGTTGGAAAGTCAGCGGGATGTATTGTTATTCATTGTTGAAGAGCACTTGAGCCGAAAAATCCTGGAAACAATTTCTATTGTGGCTGATTTTGATGAGAAGCCAGGACAGGGTATCGCTATTCAGCTTGATGTCGAAGATGCTGTCGGGGTTGCCCATCAGATAGAAACCCTGACAAACTTAGTCGAGGAAGAGTTATGA
- a CDS encoding DUF1538 domain-containing protein: protein METLSQLFTILLSTIKDVIPIVVIIFGFQLLVIRRPIPHLKKVLFGFAYVIVGLALFLLGLEKALFPVGRLMAQQLTDPEFIRGSMSAVGEVLHWSDYYWVYIFAFAIGASTTIAEPSLIAVAIKANEVSGGAIGVWGLRLAVALGVAVGISLGTFRIVTGYPIHWFIITGYIFVVIQTFFAPKLIVPLAYDSGGVTTSTVTVPLVAALGLGLASTVPGRSALIDGFGLIAFASLFPMITVMGYAQITEMVAARAKRKQQHEEMVNEE from the coding sequence ATGGAAACATTGTCACAGTTGTTCACTATTTTGTTGTCCACGATCAAAGATGTAATCCCAATAGTCGTTATTATCTTTGGTTTTCAGCTCTTGGTGATTCGGCGGCCGATTCCGCATCTTAAAAAAGTGTTGTTTGGTTTCGCTTATGTCATTGTTGGGCTCGCGTTATTTTTACTGGGGCTGGAAAAAGCATTGTTCCCGGTAGGCCGCTTGATGGCACAACAGCTAACGGACCCAGAATTTATCCGAGGCAGTATGTCGGCGGTTGGAGAGGTCTTGCACTGGTCTGACTATTATTGGGTTTATATTTTTGCGTTTGCTATTGGTGCCAGCACCACTATTGCAGAACCCTCTTTGATCGCTGTAGCGATAAAGGCCAATGAAGTATCTGGCGGTGCTATCGGTGTTTGGGGGTTGCGTCTTGCGGTAGCGCTGGGTGTTGCTGTGGGTATTAGTCTGGGGACATTTCGGATCGTCACCGGTTATCCTATTCACTGGTTTATTATCACCGGCTATATTTTTGTGGTGATACAGACCTTTTTTGCTCCCAAACTTATCGTGCCCCTGGCTTATGACTCGGGTGGTGTAACCACCTCGACGGTAACGGTCCCGTTGGTAGCAGCATTAGGTCTGGGGTTAGCGAGTACGGTACCCGGGCGTAGTGCATTGATCGACGGCTTTGGTTTGATCGCTTTCGCCAGCCTTTTCCCGATGATTACGGTAATGGGTTACGCACAGATTACTGAAATGGTTGCTGCTCGTGCTAAACGCAAGCAGCAACATGAAGAGATGGTTAATGAGGAATAG
- a CDS encoding CBS domain-containing protein, with translation MLRSVKASDYMAEKLITFTPETDLFEAINLLLQYRITGAPVISQEGELVGLLSEADCLKAILTLTYHEEEMGGRVGDYMSPEVYTIAYDADIISVAEEFINNGRRRLPVVKNGKLIGQISRRDVLRAVEQFAQDG, from the coding sequence ATGCTGCGATCTGTAAAAGCCAGCGATTATATGGCTGAAAAGCTGATAACCTTTACCCCTGAAACCGATCTGTTTGAAGCGATTAACTTATTGCTGCAATACCGTATTACCGGTGCGCCGGTGATTAGTCAGGAAGGTGAATTGGTGGGGTTGTTATCTGAGGCGGACTGTCTTAAAGCAATTCTGACACTGACTTATCATGAGGAAGAGATGGGTGGTCGGGTTGGCGATTATATGTCTCCTGAGGTTTACACTATTGCTTATGATGCCGATATTATTTCTGTGGCAGAGGAGTTTATAAACAATGGCAGACGTCGCTTACCGGTAGTAAAAAATGGTAAACTAATCGGCCAGATCAGTCGCCGGGATGTATTGCGTGCGGTAGAGCAGTTCGCACAAGACGGCTGA
- a CDS encoding replication protein P — protein sequence MKTPAQIIGKSASGLPQPSWTSRTPTGNPDATAEAAAITTETKTLVNMIFARFMAIYGHKFKSCFETQDEIRIAKREWALSIQGYGEAEMVSAINRCKETLAWMPTISEFLTILNEQSGDFGLPPARIAYEEVCRYADHPTAHDWTHQALYHAGKATGWFRLRSESEDRIFPDFRYNYQVICRRVRAGEDLSVEVPVALEDKSDNTLVEFIQRWGDEQNLSSEKASTLLFYLTKPAGTEVRERFRQASQQRAESWGLSIKLPDDYQA from the coding sequence ATGAAAACGCCCGCCCAGATAATAGGGAAAAGCGCCAGCGGGTTACCGCAGCCATCATGGACATCAAGGACACCGACTGGTAATCCTGATGCCACAGCCGAAGCTGCGGCAATTACAACCGAAACTAAAACACTGGTGAATATGATTTTTGCCCGCTTTATGGCGATATACGGGCATAAATTTAAGAGTTGTTTTGAAACTCAGGATGAGATCCGTATCGCTAAACGAGAATGGGCGCTGAGTATTCAGGGTTATGGTGAAGCGGAAATGGTGTCAGCGATTAACCGTTGCAAAGAAACCCTGGCGTGGATGCCAACCATCTCTGAATTTCTGACCATCCTTAATGAGCAAAGTGGAGATTTTGGACTTCCTCCTGCGAGAATTGCTTATGAGGAAGTATGTCGCTATGCCGATCATCCGACAGCACATGACTGGACTCATCAGGCGCTTTATCATGCTGGCAAAGCCACCGGCTGGTTTCGTCTGCGCAGTGAAAGTGAAGATAGGATTTTTCCGGATTTTCGTTATAACTATCAGGTTATCTGTCGCCGGGTGCGGGCTGGAGAAGATCTCTCAGTAGAAGTCCCCGTAGCGTTAGAAGATAAGAGTGATAATACGCTGGTGGAATTTATTCAGCGCTGGGGAGATGAGCAGAACCTGAGTTCTGAAAAGGCCAGTACACTACTGTTTTATCTGACCAAACCTGCCGGAACGGAGGTTCGCGAGCGATTTCGTCAGGCCAGCCAGCAACGGGCTGAAAGCTGGGGCTTGAGTATTAAACTGCCGGATGATTATCAGGCATAA
- a CDS encoding DnaT-like ssDNA-binding domain-containing protein yields the protein MSFRFPEKPVLFYPSLARTAGSDEAILLALYQEYIQLHGLPDPSGHLAAVLSREEWVSLANFWDEDQLAIVTNSLVSQSYIQASFGHGGAIKITLISEQTAAEYKGASQGYTQDGTHVPEHIEPVVVQELPVVEQPPERSEISRRVHQAQPRKLGPAPTFGGSIGWSKSRQITPSCETTSENDFATRLNEIEQKNQKLHTMFLGWRPSQTLLDMLPRHSIPADFADNLLDEFVLYWLDKDRKESNWDQKFLAWVKREWVNKQTRDARKKRADQGTNKGVNHENARPDNREKRQRVTAAIMDIKDTDW from the coding sequence ATGAGCTTCCGCTTTCCGGAAAAACCCGTACTGTTTTATCCTTCGCTGGCACGTACGGCAGGCTCCGATGAAGCGATTCTTCTGGCCTTGTATCAGGAGTATATCCAACTGCACGGCCTGCCAGATCCGTCAGGTCATCTGGCCGCTGTGCTTAGCCGGGAAGAGTGGGTGTCGCTGGCAAACTTCTGGGATGAAGATCAGCTGGCAATTGTGACCAATAGTCTTGTTTCACAAAGTTATATACAGGCATCTTTTGGGCATGGCGGTGCAATAAAAATCACCCTGATCAGCGAGCAGACAGCGGCTGAGTATAAGGGGGCTTCGCAAGGTTATACTCAGGATGGAACTCATGTGCCTGAGCATATTGAACCTGTTGTTGTTCAGGAGCTGCCCGTTGTGGAACAGCCTCCGGAGCGGAGCGAGATTAGTCGCCGGGTACATCAGGCTCAACCCAGAAAGTTAGGCCCGGCACCAACGTTTGGCGGCAGTATTGGCTGGTCAAAAAGCCGTCAGATAACGCCTAGTTGCGAAACAACCTCAGAAAATGATTTCGCAACCCGCTTGAATGAAATTGAGCAGAAAAATCAGAAACTGCATACGATGTTTCTGGGTTGGCGGCCGTCTCAAACGTTGTTGGATATGTTGCCCCGGCATAGTATTCCTGCTGATTTTGCCGATAATTTACTGGATGAATTCGTGCTTTACTGGCTGGATAAAGACCGTAAAGAGTCGAACTGGGATCAGAAATTCCTTGCTTGGGTCAAGCGGGAATGGGTTAATAAACAGACACGTGACGCGCGCAAAAAGCGGGCGGACCAAGGTACTAATAAAGGTGTAAACCATGAAAACGCCCGCCCAGATAATAGGGAAAAGCGCCAGCGGGTTACCGCAGCCATCATGGACATCAAGGACACCGACTGGTAA
- a CDS encoding DUF1538 domain-containing protein, with protein MAGSLRDLLPIVVVIGFFQVVVLQQSVPDLFGLLTGLLCVVAGLTFFIYGLEMGLFPIGEVLAHSFARKGSLFWLLIFSFSLGFGTTVAEPALIAVAAEAASVAAEGGMIDATEEAMKSYASGLRYTVAVSVGLAIVIGVIRILKGWPIHYMIAIGYVLVVVMTGFAPQEIIGIAYDSGGVTTSTITVPLVTALGVGLASSIEGRNPMIDGFGLIAFASLTPMIFVMAYGMVI; from the coding sequence ATGGCAGGGAGTTTGAGAGACCTTTTGCCAATAGTGGTTGTGATTGGTTTCTTTCAAGTGGTGGTACTGCAGCAGTCGGTTCCCGATCTGTTTGGGTTATTAACCGGTTTACTCTGCGTGGTGGCGGGTCTTACCTTCTTTATTTATGGTCTCGAGATGGGGCTCTTCCCTATCGGCGAAGTGCTGGCTCATTCATTTGCTCGTAAGGGTAGTTTGTTCTGGCTACTCATCTTCTCCTTCTCTTTGGGTTTTGGTACGACGGTGGCTGAACCGGCGTTGATTGCCGTGGCGGCTGAGGCCGCGAGTGTTGCCGCTGAAGGTGGAATGATTGATGCAACGGAGGAGGCGATGAAAAGTTATGCCTCAGGCCTGCGATACACCGTCGCGGTTTCGGTCGGTCTGGCTATTGTGATCGGTGTGATTCGAATCCTTAAAGGCTGGCCGATCCATTATATGATCGCTATCGGATATGTTCTGGTCGTTGTTATGACTGGCTTTGCCCCGCAAGAAATTATCGGTATTGCTTACGACTCCGGAGGAGTGACTACCTCAACGATTACTGTGCCGTTGGTTACGGCTTTGGGGGTTGGGCTGGCGTCTTCCATTGAGGGACGTAACCCGATGATCGATGGCTTCGGTTTGATCGCTTTTGCCTCTTTGACGCCGATGATCTTTGTAATGGCCTATGGGATGGTGATCTGA
- a CDS encoding DUF3549 family protein, with the protein MAHFETLTDFIRQTDAQFRIFDMGRCISKLSPDSFRQMEMGHVPYPKPFLHQAWVAVLMWNPKRAEENVVWFLKLPLDEQGFLVQAARDDFLNRLLQNLSNSMGKAPLDQPADATEYRDALKDNPFSFTPDQEKMAAFHATATLTTRQPASSFYDTARSYFHGKSDLSDWNTLGYQGIADYVIRCQGESGKVSNEEKLASIFNQLPDTPLEAAATFIEHIQPATALTQSILLKLNTVVSEEQVSANQIGALLRAVSQCPETDEKIAALTAVLNSGYGTEAEVIAALASRCWASLQYPELLKLFLEKLAINQTGQECFNRVMADLMFIPTLRALTLQQFRSPERSEELSQAIGGMFGDGFL; encoded by the coding sequence ATGGCACACTTTGAAACACTGACCGATTTTATTCGACAAACTGATGCACAATTCCGCATCTTTGATATGGGCCGCTGCATCAGCAAGCTATCGCCTGACAGTTTTCGTCAGATGGAGATGGGCCATGTTCCCTATCCAAAGCCCTTTCTTCATCAGGCCTGGGTGGCTGTGCTTATGTGGAATCCTAAACGGGCAGAAGAGAACGTCGTATGGTTTCTTAAACTGCCGCTGGATGAACAGGGCTTTCTGGTACAGGCCGCACGGGACGATTTCCTTAACCGCTTACTACAAAACCTGAGCAATAGCATGGGTAAAGCTCCGTTAGACCAGCCCGCTGACGCAACTGAATACCGTGATGCACTGAAGGACAACCCCTTCTCTTTCACCCCTGATCAGGAAAAAATGGCCGCGTTTCACGCGACAGCAACACTGACTACACGACAACCGGCTTCGAGCTTCTACGACACCGCCCGGTCATATTTTCATGGTAAATCTGATCTAAGCGATTGGAATACACTGGGATACCAGGGAATTGCTGATTATGTCATTCGCTGCCAGGGTGAATCAGGGAAAGTGAGCAATGAAGAAAAGCTAGCTTCAATATTCAATCAGCTACCGGACACACCCCTTGAAGCGGCTGCCACTTTTATTGAGCATATCCAGCCCGCCACAGCACTCACACAATCAATACTGCTTAAGTTAAATACCGTCGTGTCTGAGGAACAAGTTTCAGCGAATCAAATCGGCGCATTACTCAGAGCGGTCTCCCAATGCCCTGAGACTGATGAGAAAATCGCAGCCCTGACCGCCGTACTTAACAGTGGTTATGGCACCGAAGCGGAAGTAATTGCTGCTCTAGCCAGCCGCTGCTGGGCAAGTTTGCAATATCCTGAGCTGCTTAAGCTGTTCTTAGAAAAGCTGGCCATCAATCAAACAGGTCAGGAATGCTTTAACCGGGTCATGGCAGACCTGATGTTTATCCCGACGCTAAGAGCGCTGACATTGCAGCAGTTCAGGTCTCCTGAACGTAGCGAAGAACTCAGCCAAGCGATTGGAGGGATGTTTGGGGATGGGTTTCTATAA